The genomic region TCGGCTTGAGAACCATTCCGTCCTCGTCCGCGTCCGGGTGCCCGGGGTCATATTCCGAGATAAAGAGGTCCCGCTTATCTTCCACGCTTACCTGAAGATTTCGTCCGACTCTTTCACCAAGTCCCTTCCCTTCCGGGGAAACTGAGAAATGCCGCTCATGGCGTGTGAGCATCTCCCGGAATCGAAGCTCTGGATTCCTTCTCACATCCAGAAGCCCTCCCTTGCTGGCACTAAAGACAGCGCGCTGGGGGCGATAGGGTCCGCCCTCAGGGCTGCGGGTGGTCTCCGCATTCGCCATGTTCTCGGCTACCGTATCGAGGCGAATCCTCTGCGCACGGAGCGCCGAGGAACTGACTCGAAAGGATGTGAAAATGCCGTCACTCATCGCTTACTCCTAGGGCGTTCCCCTGCCGCGAATCGAGCTTCGCAACAGTTGATAACGAACGGCGAGCGCGCGAGTGGCCAACTTGTGGCTGAGATTGACTTCCGCCAGGGCGGCCATCTCCAGATCCACGCTCACATTGTTGATTCCATTGTCGAGAGCCCGATCCGAGTCCTCCGTAATCCGTGGGGAAGCGCCGGAGCTTTCCGCCGTCTTGAAATGCCCTTCCCTCGTAGAACGAAGACGGGTCTCGGGACTGTCCGACTCTTTCAGCAGTTCCTCGAAACGAAGTTGCCTTGCCAGATAGCCCGGGGTTTCCGTATTGGCGACATTCTCCGCAATGACCCTTTGACGAAGGCTATAGGCATCCAGCCCCTGTTTCAGGAGATGAAGAGTGTCGTTTCCGGGGAAAGCAGGCATCAGACTCCCAGGGCTTCCGGTTCAAGACTGTAGAGATTCAGCTTGTTTCTCAAAGTGCGAACGCTAATTCCAAGGTGTTGTGCAGCCTGTGTGCGGTTGTCGTCGAAACGCTCCAGGGCCGCCATGATCATGCGGCGTTCCATTTCCTTGATGGTGATGTCCTCCTCCAGAGGATTTCCCTTGCCCGTGTGTTCGCATACATCATGGTCCAGGAGGAAGTCGGAGAGCTGAATCGTTTTCCCCTGGCTGAGAACCAGTGCTCTTTCCACCGCATTCTGAAACTGTCGAACATTACCCGGCCAGGACAGGGAATTGAGTTTCTCCAGCAGGCCCGGCTCAAAGCTTGGTTCGGGAAGCTGGTTTTCTTCCATGAAGTCCTGCACGAAGTGATTCAGGAGAAGAGAGACATCTCCCTCACGAGCACGCAAGGGAGGCATATGAACGGGCACCACATTGAGGCGGAAAAAGAGATCCTCGCGAAAGCTCCCTTCCCGTACTTCTTCCTTCAGGTTGCGGTTGCTGGTAGCAATGATGCGAACATCCACGGGGATCGTAGTCGTTCCCCCCACTCTCTCAAACTCCCGCTCCTGCAGAACCCGAAGCAGCTTGCTCTGCATCTCGGGCTTCATTTCGCTGATTTCATCGAGAAGAAGGGTGCCACCATTGGCCAGTTCGAATTTGCCAGGCGTGCGTTTTACCGCTCCTGTGAAGGCACCCTTTTCATGGCCGAACAAAGTGCTCTCCAGAAGAGTTTCTGTGATGGCCGCGCAGTTGATGCGGATGAAGGGTCCCCCATTCCTGCGGCTGAGGTCATGAAGGAGAGAAGCCACCAGTTCCTTGCCCGTCCCGCTTTCTCCGGTAATCAGGACCGTGGCATTCGTCGCCGCGACGCATTCCACCACATCGAAAATCTTCATCAGTGAGTGGCTCTCACCTACCATGGGACGGCGGATCTTCTTCTTCGCCTTCTTTTCTTTGGGCAGGATGACTTTTCCGGATTCCTCTTCTTCCTTCAGCAGAGACTCCAGGAGGGAGAGGAGCTCGCCGGGACCAAAGGGTTTGATCAGGATTTCGCAGGCACCGAGTTTCATGGCCTGCACCGCATTTTCCACGGTTCCATAAGCGGTCATGAGAACAACGCTGGCCTCTGGCTGGAGCTTCCGGCTGCATTCGATGACCTGAAGCCCGCTGTCCACTTTCTCCATCTGCATGTCCGTCAGGACGATGGAGTACTTGCTGCTCTCCAGGTACTGGATGGCATCGCTCGCGGAGGAGGCACGGTCCACCTCGAAATGGCGGGACAAGAGATCACCCAGAAAACCGGTCATCACAGATTCATCGTCAACGATCAGAACTCTACGTTTCTCGCTCACTGCAACTCCTTTAATCGTGATTCTGCGACGCGTTCCTCCATGAACTTGCCGCGTATTCCCACACTGATGGACGAGGCCCTGACTCAGGAACCCACTTCCACCCTGCTTTCCTTTCGATACTGATTCCTGACCTTGTCAGCGCTGGCAATCACAGGGACACTTTTGCGGCGGCGGGTTGTCAGGTGGATTTCGTTCTCTCTCTCCGCCTCGAGGATCTCCTCAATGGCCAGAGTTACTTCCTCAAGCAGGGTCATCAGCTTGCCCGCGTCTTCGGTGCTGAAGAACTTCTTGCGACGGTTCCAGAGTTTTCTCTCCTCGCGAATGCCTGACTCCAGGAGCTCCACCTCCTTGAGCAGATCTCTCTTCCTGCGAAGGCCCTCATTGATGTCCCGATAACTGGCTCCCGACCGGATCTCTTCACCCTGTTCCCGCACTTCATCGAGAATCCTCCGATAGAGGATCCCTTCCTTGCGATAGACATCGGTCAGTGTTTCAAGAGGATTTCTCATTACTTCACCTGAGTGATTGCCCGGCTTCCGCGGGGACTGTGGTCTGGCAGTTCCTTGTCATAGACCTTGAGGCTCCCTGAATGCTTCTGCAGGAGACTCGCCCAATCATGGGTCTCCTTGTTCAGTTCTTCCGGCTCCAGGGATTCAAAGGCGCTTTCCGCCTTCCCGTATCCGTTGTCGAGCATGTCGAGCTGCGCCAGTTGAAAGCGGGCCCAGGCATGATGCGTGGAATTTATCCCGAGAAGATCGCCGTAGTGGCGTCTGGCGCGCAGACGCTCATTCATCAGAAAGGCACAGTCGGCCGCACCTTGCAGAAAGTCGTCAGTATGAGCCGCAACGCCTTTTGCAAGGGAGCCCGGGACTTTCAATGCATTGAGGAGGCTCTCATAATGAAAGGAAGCCTCTGCGAGATGTCCGGAGTTTCGGAGAATACGGCCCCTCTGCAGGAGGTAGGCCGGACCCTGTGTCTTGACATCCTTCCGGGAGTAAATGTCCAGAATGTCCAGGCAGACCTTCTGCTGATCCCGCTCAAAGAGGAGGGCCAGAGATTCACCAATCAGTTCATCGTCCAGATCGGCTTCATGGCCGGAGAGGAGGATCTTCTTCACTTGATCGTCCTCCCTCAATCCCAGTGCGCAGGCAAGCCGCCCATTGCTCACTGCGGAGGAAAACAGGGATTCCCGATCCTGGTTTTCAAGATGGGTGAACCACTCGCCAGCCTCTTTAAAAAGTTGTAGCTCTGAATAGGAACGGGAGATTGCGAGAAGGGCATAGAGGTCTTCCATGCTTGCGTCTTCGGAGGGAAGTTCATCAATGACAGCCAGGCGAAGAGACATACGCTCAAGCGCCGGCTCCAGAACCCGCGCAAGGCTGTCCGCCTCCTGAACCGTGGCCTTGTCCAGAGAACTTGCCGACGCAAGGCCAAGGAGCAACATCAGACAGAGGATTCCCATTCGATACATCAAGGTGGCTTCTCCCTTCTCCGTAGCAGGAAAACAAGTTCCATGCCCGGGAAAGGACTGCCCCATTTTTCCACATCGGCCAAAGTTACAGCAAATGGCCCGCGCCTGTATCAACTTACACTACAGGCATCTGCGAGTGTTTCATGATGTAACCTGTGAACGTAAAGCGCCCCCCGGCGAGTTCCCGGAGGGCGCAGAATCGAAAGAGAAGTGGTCTGAAATCAGCCAGTTTCCTCCACACTGACTTCCCCGGCTTCCTCCCCCTGCTTGAGTTTTTCGCGAAGGGTTTGGCGGCTGATCCCCAGGATACCGGCCGCACGGCTCTTGTTGCCGCCCGTGTATTCCAGAGTCCTGCGAATGTGACGGAGTTCTACGGCCGCCACAGTTTCCGGTCGGAATTTGCCGTCGCCTGGATCCGGGAAACCAGGATCCTCCCGGATTTCCCGCGGGAGATGCTCGATCAGAATGTCATTTCCGTCTTCAAGAAGGAGAATCCTCTCGAACATATTTCGAAGCTCCCGAATGTTCCCCGGCCAGCTGTACTCCCGGAGGACTTTCAGAACGGGTTCGGAAAGAGGCTTCATGCTGCGGCCGAGTTCCTGATTGAACCTCTCAATGAAGAAGTCCGCAAGCAGGGACAGGTCTTCCGGCCTCTCCCGAAGCGGCGGGATCTCCAGCACGATGATCCCCAGGCGGAAGTAGAGATCCTGGCGGAATCGCCCCTCCTCGCTTTCCTTCTTGAGATCCTTGTTCGTCGCCGCCACGATTCTAGCGTTTACCTTCAGGTCCTCAATGCCCCCCACCCGGCGGAAGGTGCGGTTCTCCAGAACTCTCAAGAGACGGGTCTGGAGCTGCAAGCCCATCTCGCCGATTTCATCAAGGAAGAGAGTTCCTCCGCCAGCCGCCTCAATCAGGCCCTTCTTTCTGTTCTTGGCATCCGTAAAGGCGCCCTTCTCGTAACCAAAGAGTTCGCTCTCCAGAAGGGTCTCGGGAATGGCGCCACAGTTGATTTCCACCACAGGACCACTGGCGCTGGAACTGGCCCGGTGAATTGCACGCGCCACCAGTTCCTTGCCGGCGCCACTTTCGCCCTGAACCAGCACTGTCGTGGCCTGGCTGTCTCCAATCTTCAGAATCTGGGAGAAGAGTTTCTTCATCTGGGCGCTCTCGCCGATGAAACCGGCGAAGGGATCCTCCCGGTCCTGCTTCTTGACCAGTGAGCGGTTGGTCTTCCGCAGGCAACCCGATTCCAGTGCATTGCGGGCAATGAGCCGGATCTTGTCCAGCTTCGGTGGTTTGGTCAAAAAGTCATAAGCATCGAGTCTCATGGCCTCCACGGCATCTTCAATCTCGCCGTAAGCAGTAAGAAAGACAGCCTGCCCGTCAAAACCCGCCTGCCTCGCCTTTCCCAGAACCTCCATTCCCGTCATTTCGGGCATTCGCATGTCCAGAAAGACAAGGTCGGGGGCCTCGGATTTCAGCATCTCCAGCCCCTGCTTCCCGTCCTCGGCCTGCAGAAGTGTGTAGCCCTCCCTCTTCAGGGTATCTACCAGAGCAAAACGAAGGGTGGGCTCGTCGTCAACAATCAGGATGGTTTGGCTCAAGCTGTTTCTCCTCGGGATTGGCGGTTTCCGCCGGGGTCAGGTCTATCATGAACTCGCTTCCCCCTTCGGCGGAAGGGAGATAGGAAATGGAACCACCATGCTCTTCCATGATCTTCAGACAGATGGAAAGGCCCAGGCCCGTTCCTGCGGCTCGCGTGGTGTAGAAGGGATTGAACAGGTTCGCTACATTTTCTTCCGCAACTCCGGGGCCGCTGTCCCAGACCCTGATCATAACGCGGTCTTTTCCTCCGCTGCGTTTTCCTCTCTCCAGCCAGAGCCCGAGCCGGTCTCCTTTGGAGCAGGCCTCCATCGCATTGCGGAATAGGTTCAGGAAAACCTGCTGCAACTGGTCCCGGTCGCACATCACCTTCTGCTCCAGACCAGACTGTGGAAGTTCAATGCGAATCCCCTTCTTCTCAGCACTGGCACGAATATGCTCCAGAGCCGGCTGCAGCAACTGCGAGACAGTCAGGGGCGCGAGGAGAGGAGTCGCCGGTTTGCTGAAGTCCAGGAGATTCTGGACGATGCGGTTCAGGCGCTGGGTCTCGGCAAGAATGCGATCCACATATGACTGCATTTCCTCGGAACTATCCTCCAGAAGATCCTTGAGCAGTTGGGCGATCATGGAAATCCCGGACAAGGGATTCCGGATTTCATGGGCCACGCCGGCCGAAAGCTGTCCCAGTCCCGCCAGCCTCTCCGCCCTCCGCAGTTCAGTCTCCAGCCTTTTGTATTCCGTCAGATCCTCGAAAACCAACACCGTCTGCGCGTCCTGAGGATGTCTCGGGTGAAGATGGGTCGTGGAAAGTAGCAGGTGCCGGGGGCTCTCCGCCCCTGAACGGAAGAGGCACTCCCGCTGAATCCAGTCTTCTTCGCCAAGATCTCCCGCCCCATCTCCGGAGCGAAGATACTCATCAAAGCGGAAAGGCATCCCGGGGGAAAGGAGATCCCCAAAGAGCGAAGATGCGGAAGGATTGCGATAGGAAATCTGACCGAAGCCGTCGAGAGTCAACACCGAAGCCCTCACGCTTTCGAGGACCGTCCGATTGAACTCCCCCAATTTCTTGAGTTGATGCACTGCCTTGGCATGGGAAAGAGCTTCACTGAGAATCGTCTGAACGGTCTTGAGGAAATGCAGATCGGCTTCGAAGCTCTCGGCACTTTCATAAGCTTTGCGATAGGCCAGGAAACCCTGGGCTTCGCCTGCATGCACCAGGGGCAGAACCGTCAGGTGCCAGGGCTCACTACGCCCCCGAAGGGATTCCTCATCAAGCCTGCTCCCCTCGTGCAAGGCAAATAGCGAGGAGGAGGAACGATCCTCC from Candidatus Krumholzibacteriia bacterium harbors:
- the flgC gene encoding flagellar basal body rod protein FlgC, with amino-acid sequence MSDGIFTSFRVSSSALRAQRIRLDTVAENMANAETTRSPEGGPYRPQRAVFSASKGGLLDVRRNPELRFREMLTRHERHFSVSPEGKGLGERVGRNLQVSVEDKRDLFISEYDPGHPDADEDGMVLKPNVDPVEEMMNLMSATRAYEANASVLDAAKEMLNRALEI
- the flgB gene encoding flagellar basal body rod protein FlgB, translated to MPAFPGNDTLHLLKQGLDAYSLRQRVIAENVANTETPGYLARQLRFEELLKESDSPETRLRSTREGHFKTAESSGASPRITEDSDRALDNGINNVSVDLEMAALAEVNLSHKLATRALAVRYQLLRSSIRGRGTP
- a CDS encoding sigma-54 dependent transcriptional regulator, encoding MSEKRRVLIVDDESVMTGFLGDLLSRHFEVDRASSASDAIQYLESSKYSIVLTDMQMEKVDSGLQVIECSRKLQPEASVVLMTAYGTVENAVQAMKLGACEILIKPFGPGELLSLLESLLKEEEESGKVILPKEKKAKKKIRRPMVGESHSLMKIFDVVECVAATNATVLITGESGTGKELVASLLHDLSRRNGGPFIRINCAAITETLLESTLFGHEKGAFTGAVKRTPGKFELANGGTLLLDEISEMKPEMQSKLLRVLQEREFERVGGTTTIPVDVRIIATSNRNLKEEVREGSFREDLFFRLNVVPVHMPPLRAREGDVSLLLNHFVQDFMEENQLPEPSFEPGLLEKLNSLSWPGNVRQFQNAVERALVLSQGKTIQLSDFLLDHDVCEHTGKGNPLEEDITIKEMERRMIMAALERFDDNRTQAAQHLGISVRTLRNKLNLYSLEPEALGV
- a CDS encoding sigma-54 dependent transcriptional regulator; its protein translation is MSQTILIVDDEPTLRFALVDTLKREGYTLLQAEDGKQGLEMLKSEAPDLVFLDMRMPEMTGMEVLGKARQAGFDGQAVFLTAYGEIEDAVEAMRLDAYDFLTKPPKLDKIRLIARNALESGCLRKTNRSLVKKQDREDPFAGFIGESAQMKKLFSQILKIGDSQATTVLVQGESGAGKELVARAIHRASSSASGPVVEINCGAIPETLLESELFGYEKGAFTDAKNRKKGLIEAAGGGTLFLDEIGEMGLQLQTRLLRVLENRTFRRVGGIEDLKVNARIVAATNKDLKKESEEGRFRQDLYFRLGIIVLEIPPLRERPEDLSLLADFFIERFNQELGRSMKPLSEPVLKVLREYSWPGNIRELRNMFERILLLEDGNDILIEHLPREIREDPGFPDPGDGKFRPETVAAVELRHIRRTLEYTGGNKSRAAGILGISRQTLREKLKQGEEAGEVSVEETG
- a CDS encoding histidine kinase dimerization/phospho-acceptor domain-containing protein, with the protein product METNWSFLILSKETQEDWPREVPGWDLRLSSLEDCPASDQTGVDLLMLDLSPGDPALLPWLLEFRQFNSGALVLLAERESDPGWFRSAVRLGVDDLIQIPLSEGEWQSYLEDLGEVLEAGNEQSIQRGHLEKSGQKLLESRNQLSRMLLHSYENLDSLNRELNSRVGQLTILYQLGRDLSSQDNWDDALDHFLATSLETLDFSGASLLLWSFEGRRLASRANVLLEGEVLDRCIEVLMEMEEEDRSSSSLFALHEGSRLDEESLRGRSEPWHLTVLPLVHAGEAQGFLAYRKAYESAESFEADLHFLKTVQTILSEALSHAKAVHQLKKLGEFNRTVLESVRASVLTLDGFGQISYRNPSASSLFGDLLSPGMPFRFDEYLRSGDGAGDLGEEDWIQRECLFRSGAESPRHLLLSTTHLHPRHPQDAQTVLVFEDLTEYKRLETELRRAERLAGLGQLSAGVAHEIRNPLSGISMIAQLLKDLLEDSSEEMQSYVDRILAETQRLNRIVQNLLDFSKPATPLLAPLTVSQLLQPALEHIRASAEKKGIRIELPQSGLEQKVMCDRDQLQQVFLNLFRNAMEACSKGDRLGLWLERGKRSGGKDRVMIRVWDSGPGVAEENVANLFNPFYTTRAAGTGLGLSICLKIMEEHGGSISYLPSAEGGSEFMIDLTPAETANPEEKQLEPNHPDC